The following are encoded together in the Glycine soja cultivar W05 chromosome 5, ASM419377v2, whole genome shotgun sequence genome:
- the LOC114413489 gene encoding uncharacterized protein LOC114413489, translated as MADSSGTTLMDLITADPTPAPSSSSTAAASSAPTAPASLPSALGKPPAEKKSKRAALMQIQNDTISAAKAALHPVRTNIMPQRQKKKPVSYSQLARSIHELAATSDQKSSQRQLVHHVFPKLAVYNSVDPSLAPSLLMLNQQCEDRSVLRYVYYYLARILSDTGPQGLSTGGGIPTPNWDALADIDAVGGVTRADVVPRIVEQLTAAATNAETEFHARRLQSLKALTYAPSSNSDVLSRLYEIVFGILEKVGDAEQKRKKGIFGVKGGDKDSIIRSNLQYAALSALRRLPLDPGNPAFLHYAVQGISFADPVAVRHALEIVSEIATMDPYAVAMALGKHVQPGGALQDVLHLHDVLARVSLARLCCTISRARALDERSDIRSQFNSVLYQLLLDPSERVCFEAILCVLGKYDNAERTEERAAGWYRLTREILKLPDASSKESSKDKQKTKRPQLLIKLVMRRLESSFRSFSRPVLHAAARVVQEMGKSRAAAFALGIQDVEEGAHVNTFAEATDYNDSDESTHPESIRRTSSVSNLTAGRDTVSGMLASLMEVVRTTVACECVYVRAMVIKALIWMQGPFDSFDELESIIASELSDPAWPAALLNDVLLTLHARFKASPDMAVTLLQIARIFATKVPGKVDADVLQLLWKTCLVGAGPDGKHKALEAVTIVLDLPPPQPGSMLGLTSVDRVSASDPKSALALQRLVQAAVWFLGENANYAASEYAWESATPPGTALMMLDADKMVAAASSRNPTLAGALTRLQRCAFNGSWEIRIIAAQALTTMAIRSGEPFRLQIYEFLHTLGQGGLQSQFSDMHLSNGEDQGASGTGLGVLLSAMIKVLDEMYRAQDDLIKEIRNHDNAKKEWTDDELKKLYETHERLLDLVSLFCYVPRTKYLPLGPISAKLIDIYRTRHNISASTGLSDPAVATGISDLVYESQPPAAEPDTLDDDLVNAWAANLGDDGLWGNNAPAMNRVNEFLAGAGTDAPEVDEENMISRPSVSYDDMWAKTLLESSELEEDDAKSLGSSSPDSTGSVETSISSHFGGMSYPSLFSSRPQTTDKAPASRGFTYEGYGSPIREEPPSYSSSVIQRHESFENPLAGNGSHSFGSQDDEQVSSANPQHGSALYDFTAGGDDELSLTAGEEVEIEYEVDGWFYVKKKRPGRDGKMAGLVPVLYVTQS; from the exons atggct GACTCGTCGGGAACGACGCTCATGGATCTGATAACGGCGGACCCTACTCCGGCGCCGTCGTCTTCGTCGACTGCGGCTGCATCTTCGGCGCCGACGGCACCGGCATCTCTGCCCTCGGCGTTAGGTAAGCCTCCGGCGGAGAAGAAATCGAAGAGAGCCGCGCTGATGCAGATCCAGAACGATACCATTTCTGCTGCCAAAGCTGCTTTGCATCCAGTTAGGACCAATATCATGCCGCAAaggcaaaagaaaaaa CCAGTTTCCTATTCACAACTCGCTAGAAGTATTCACGAGCTAGCTGCCACTTCTGATCAG AAAAGTTCTCAACGGCAATTAGTGCATCATGTGTTTCCAAAGCTTGCAGTGTATAATTCTGTGGACCCTTCGTTGGCTCCCTCTCTTCTCATG CTTAATCAGCAATGTGAAGATAGAAGTGTTCTCCGATACGTCTATTACTACCTTGCCAGAATTTTATCTGACACTGGTCCCCAAGGTTTGAGCACAGGTGGTGGGATACCAACTCCTAACTGGGATGCTCTGGCTGATATTGATGCAGTTGGAGGTGTTACTCGAGCTGATGTTGTGCCAAGAATCGTAGAGCAGCTTACTGCAGCAGCCACAAATGCTGAAACTGAAT TTCATGCTCGAAGATTGCAATCCTTGAAGGCACTTACATATGCTCCTTCATCCAACTCTGATGTTTTGTCCAGATTGTATGAAATTGTATTTGGTATACTAGAGAAG GTTGGTGATGCTGAGCAAAAGCGAAAGAAAGGCATATTTGGGGTTAAAGGTGGTGATAAAGAC TCTATCATCCGAAGCAATCTACAATATGCTGCCTTGAGTGCTCTGAGAAGACTCCCTCTGGATCCTGGGAATCCAGCATTTCTGCATTATGCTGTACAAGG GATTTCATTTGCTGATCCAGTTGCTGTGAGGCATGCACTGGAAATTGTTTCTGAGATAGCTACTATGGATCCTTATGCTGTTGCAATGGCCTTAG GAAAGCATGTGCAGCCTGGAG GGGCTTTACAAGATGTTCTCCACTTGCATGATGTTCTCGCTAGAGTTTCTCTAGCGAGGTTATGTTGTACAATATCAAGGGCTAGAGCTTTAGATG AGAGATCAGATATTAGATCTCAGTTCAATTCAGTGCTCTATCAGCTTCTATTGGATCCTAGTGAAAGAGTCTGCTTTGAGGCAATTTTGTGCGTACTAGGAAAATATGATAATGCTGAGAG GACTGAGGAGCGTGCAGCTGGGTGGTATCGTTTGACCAGGGAAATTCTCAAGTTACCAGATGCGTCATCAAAGGAAAGTTCTAAAGATAAACAGAAGACGAAACGACCTCAACTGCTTATTAAACTTGTAATGAGAAG GTTAGAGAGTTCTTTCCGTAGCTTTTCTAGACCTGTGCTTCATGCAGCAGCTAGAGTTGTACAGGAGATGGGGAAAAGTCGGGCTGCTGCCTTTGCTTTGGGCATACAAGATGTTGAAGAAGGAGCACATGTCAATACATTTGCTGAGGCTACAGATTATAATGATTCAGATGAAAGCACACATCCTGAAA GCATTCGAAGAACTTCTTCAGTATCTAATTTAACCGCTGGCAGAGATACTGTCTCGGGTATGTTGGCTTCATTAATGGAAGTGGTACGGACAACAGTTGCCTGTGAATGTGTTTATGTAAGAGCCATGGTGATCAAGGCATTAATCTGGATGCAAGGTCCATTTGACTCATTTGATGAACTAGAATCTATTATTGCATCGGAACTTTCTGATCCAGCTTGGCCAGCAGCACTATTGAATGATGTACTACTCACTTTGCATGCTCGTTTTAAG GCTTCTCCAGATATGGCTGTTACTCTTCTTCAAATTGCAAGAATATTTGCTACCAAAGTTCCCGGAAAGGTTGATGCTGATGTGTTGCAACTGCTCTGGAAg ACTTGTCTTGTTGGAGCTGGTCCTGATGGAAAACATAAAGCTTTAGAAGCAGTCACAATTGTACTTGATCTACCACCTCCGCAGCCTGGGTCAATGCTTGGTCTTACTTCAGTGGACAGGGTGTCTGCATCTGACCCAAAGTCTGCTCTTGCATTACAAAGACTAGTTCAAGCTGCT GTATGGTTTCTTGGGGAAAATGCAAATTATGCTGCTTCTGAATATGCTTGGGAATCTGCTACCCCGCCTGGTACTGCATTGATGATGTTAGATGCTGACAAAATGGTTGCTGCTGCTAGTTCTCGTAATCCTACTCTAGCAGGTGCCTTGACAAGGCTCCAGAGGTGTGCATTCAATGGCAGCTGGGAG atTCGAATTATTGCTGCTCAAGCTCTTACAACAATGGCAATTAGATCTGGTGAACCTTTCAGGTTACAGATTTATGAGTTTCTGCACACTTTGGGGCAAGGTGGTCTTCAGTCACAGTTCTCTGATATGCATCTTAGTAATGGAGAAGATCAAGGAGCAAGTGGTACAGGCCTTGGAGTTTTATTAAGTGCTATGATAAAGGTTCTGGATGAGATGTATAGAGCACAAGATGATTTGATCAA GGAAATACGCAATCATGACAATGCTAAGAAAGAATGGACTGACGATGAACTGAAGAAACTATATGAAACCCATGAAAGGCTGCTAGACCTTGTTTCATTGTTTTGTTATGTTCCAAGAACAAAGTATCTACCTTTGGGCCCAATAAG TGCCAAACTCATTGACATCTATCGTACACGCCACAATATTAGTGCATCTACTGGTTTGAGTGATCCAGCTGTTGCCACTGGTATATCTGACCTTGTCTATGAATCCCAACCACCAGCTGCTGAGCCTGATACACTTGATGATGACCTAGTAAATGCTTGGGCAGCAAACCTTGGTGATGATGGCTTATGGGGGAACAACGCACCAGCAATGAATAGG GTAAATGAATTTCTGGCAGGTGCTGGAACAGATGCCCCAGAAGTTGATGAAGAGAATATGATCTCTAGGCCTTCAGTTAGCTATGATGATATGTGGGCAAAAACACTTCTAGAATCGTCTGAGCTAGAG GAAGATGATGCAAAGTCATTGGGATCATCATCTCCAGATTCAACAGGATCAGTTGAAACTTCGATATCATCCCACTTTGGAGGAATGAGCTACCCTTCGCTGTTTAGTTCCCGGCCACAAACTACG GATAAGGCACCAGCAAGCCGAGGCTTTACGTATGAAGGTTATGGTTCTCCA ATAAGAGAAGAGCCTCCGTCATACTCATCCTCTGTCATACAAAGACACGAGTCATTTGAGAACCCCCTAGCAGGGAATGGATCACATAGTTTTGGGTCTCAAGATGATGAGCAAGTTTCATCTGCAAATCCTCAACATGGAAGTGCACTTTATGACTTCACAGCAGGAGGAGACGATGAA TTGAGTTTAACCGCAGGAGAAGAAGTTGAGATTGAGTACGAAGTAGATGGCTGGTTTTAT GTTAAGAAGAAACGCCCTGGTAGGGATGGCAAGATGGCTGGACTGGTTCCTGTATTATATGTTACTCAATCTTGA